In Mobula hypostoma chromosome 10, sMobHyp1.1, whole genome shotgun sequence, a single genomic region encodes these proteins:
- the LOC134352470 gene encoding zinc finger protein 239-like: MNHQQSPTGERSFTCCHCGKDFKNSSRLQRHQLVHTREKPFICSECGKGFARSSDLLMQQRIHTGEKPFLCFECGEGFCRSSDLLTHQRTHTGEWPFICGQCGKGFTQSSHLQSHELIHTGERPFICSKCRRGFTQSSELRKHQSTHTGEKPFSCSECGKSFTRSSDLLTHRVHTGERPFICSQCGKRFTRSYHLCTHERILTKEWPFICSECGRGFTQSSDLLRHQRIHTGERPFTRTRRRILAKQ, encoded by the exons ATGAACCACCAGCAAAGTCCCACCGGTGAGAGGTCGTTCACCTGCTGTCACTGCGGAAAGGATTTCAAGAATTCCTCCAGACTCCAGAGACACCAGCTGGTCCATACCAgggagaagccattcatctgctctgagtgtgggaagggattcgctcGTTCGTCTGACCTTCTAATGCAGCAACGAATTCACACCGGAGAGAAGCCCTTCCTCTGTTTCGAGTGTGGAGAGGGATTCTGTCGGTCGTCTGACCTCCTGACACACCAACGAACTCACACCGGAGAGTGGCCATTCATATGCGGTCAGTGTGGCAAGGGGTTCACTCAATCATCCCACCTGCAGTCACACGAATTAATTCATACTGGGGAGCGTCCATTCATCTGCTCTAAGTGTAGgaggggattcactcagtcatccgagCTTCGGAAACACCAAAGTActcacactggagagaagcctTTCTCCTGTTCCGAGTGTGGAAAGAgtttcactcggtcatctgaccttCTGACGcaccgagttcacactggagagcggCCATTCATATGCAGTCAGTGTGGCAAGCGATTCACTCGTTCATACCATCTGTGTACCCACGAGCGAATTCTCACCAAGGAATggccattcatctgctctgagtgtgggaggggattcacaCAGTCGTCTGACCTTCTGAGGCACcaacgaattcacactggggagaggccgttcaccagGACtagacgaaggatcttg GCAAAACAATAG